The Anabas testudineus chromosome 14, fAnaTes1.2, whole genome shotgun sequence genome includes a region encoding these proteins:
- the vps51 gene encoding vacuolar protein sorting-associated protein 51 homolog: protein MDGEADGSLAVSEDSGPGRRRKVHGMLKLYYGLNEEGKAPEQQESLDPCDINGPHFDPEHYLNKLRRECSLAELMDQETCMVKQIRSLDSDMQTLVYENYNKFISATDTIRKMKNDFKKMEDEMDRLSANMSTITEFSACISGTLQDQHAQITKLSGVHTLLRKLQFLFELPARLNKCLEMQAYAQAVNSHRRARCVLQQYSHLPSFKGIQDDCHAIMEKLAQELRQKFRDGGSSAKDLSECVELLLQLDEPAEELCDKFLSHARSRLESDLQGLEAEIKPYPSASAVKDASARTSSSAVAAVSPTDKSPKTSALPSPTSNTDILEFIDRGCNEFVSSLCLVITSYQELFVTHAQTGELASKNIPQMANGKLHAFVNDLAARYFSLVERRIQEEKGVGDNSLLVRALDRFHRRLQAVAKLLPGSDVPNKGTEIVIRAATERVKQYLSALQSFYMDSLTDVRQALATPRLSVTGSSVAGGGALLGGSVSSRDAPTSLPELLSSLSASILNQIKSVLASVHLFTAKDITFSNKPYFKGEFCSQGVRESLVVSFIKFVCQSSRQFCESAGDKGGSTPPALLLLLSRLCLDYETSTISYILTLTDEQFLVQHHSPVTPVTTLCAEAREAAQKLLNHYVKVQGLIISQMLRKSVETRDWVNTIEPRNVRAVMKRVVEDTTSIDVQVGLLYEEGVRKAHSSDSSKRTFSVYSSSRQQARYAASYTPSAPMDTNLLSNIHKLFSERIDIFSSVEFNKVSVMTGIIKISLKTFLECVRLRTFGRYGLQQIQVDCHYLQMYLWRFVSDENLVHFLLDEIVGSSAHRCLDPAPMEQSVIEVICERG, encoded by the exons ATGGACGGTGAGGCAGACGGCTCTCTGGCGGTGTCGGAGGATTCAGGCCCCGGCAGGAGGCGCAAAGTGCACGGCATGCTGAAGCTGTACTACGGTCTAAATGAGGAAGGAAAGGCCCCGGAGCAGCAAGAGTCCCTGGATCCCTGCGACATCAATGGGCCGCATTTTGATCCCGAACACTACCTGAACAAG CTAAGGAGGGAATGCTCTCTTGCGGAGTTAATGGACCAGGAGACCTGCATGGTGAAGCAGATCCGTTCTTTGGACAGTGACATGCAGACACTAGTTTATGAAAACTACAACAAGTTTATATCTGCTACAG acaccATCAGAAAGATGAAGAATGACTTCAAAAAGATGGAAGATGAAATGGACCGCCTGTCTGCCAACATGTCAACTATCACTGAGTTCAGTGCTTGTATCAGTGGTACTCTCCAAGACCAGCACGCACAGATTACAAAACTCTCAG GGGTTCACACTCTGTTAAGAAAACTGCAGTTTCTCTTTGAACTGCCTGCTAGATTGAATAAGTGTCTGGAGATGCAGGCCTACGCTCAGGCGGTGAACTCCCACCGCCGTGCCCgctgtgtgctgcagcagtaCAGCCACCTGCCCTCCTTCAAGGGAATTCAGGATGATTGTCATGCCATCATGGAAAAGCTGGCACAGGAGCTTCGACAGAAGTTCAG AGATGGTGGGTCGAGCGCTAAAGATTTATCAGagtgtgtggagctgctgctACAGTTGGATGAGCCAGCGGAGGAGCTCTGTGATAAATTTCTGAGCCATGCACGTTCTCGACTCGAGTCAGACCTCCAGGGCCTAGAAGCAGAGATAAAGCCGTACCCTTCCGCCTCAGCTGTGAAAGATGCTTCTGCGCGCACCTCGTCATCTGCTGTAGCCGCTGTATCTCCAACTGATAAGTCCCCTAAAACGAGCGCTCTCCCTTCTCCCACCTCAAACACTGACATCCTCGAATTCATTGACAGGGGCTGCAATGAATTTGTGAGCAGCTTATGTTTAGTAATAACATCCTATCAAGAACTTTTTGTCACTCATGCTCAGACAGGAGAGTTAGCCTCCAAAAATATTCCACAAATGGCAAACGGCAAGTTGCATGCATTTGTGAATGACTTAGCTGCTCGCTATTTCTCGCTTGTTGAGCGCAGGATACAGGAAGAGAAAGGGGTCGGAGATAACTCGCTCTTGGTCCGTGCCCTTGACCGCTTCCATCGCAGACTTCAGGCCGTGGCCAAACTGCTGCCAGGCTCTGATGTGCCAAACAAGGGAACTGAGATTGTCATACGGGCAGCCACAGAGCGAGTTAAGCAGtacctctctgctctgcagagTTTCTACATGGACAGTCTGACAGATGTGAGGCAGGCTCTGGCAACACCTCGGCTTTCTGTGACTGGGTCTTCTGTGGCAGGAGGTGGAGCTCTGCTAGGGGGCTCAGTCTCTAGTAGAGATGCTCCGACCAGCCTGCCAGAGCTGCTCTCCTCCTTGTCTGCATCTATTCTCAATCAGATTAAGTCGGTGCTGGCATCAGTGCATCTCTTCACAGCTAAGGACATTACATTCTCCAACAAGCCGTACTTCAAG GGTGAGTTCTGTAGCCAGGGTGTACGTGAAAGCCTGGTGGTGAGCTTCATAAAGTTTGTGTGCCAGTCTTCTCGCCAGTTCTGTGAGAGTGCAGGAGACAAGGGAGGTTCAACTCCTCCGGCActtctgttgctgctgtctCGCCTTTGCTTGGACTATGAAACCTCTACTATCTCCTACATCCTGACTCTGACAGATGAACAGTTCCTTGTTCAG cACCACAGTCCTGTAACACCTGTCACGACTTTATGTGCAGAAGCCAGGGAGGCAGCACAGAAGCTACTGAACCATTATGTCAAG gtaCAGGGTCTGATCATCTCCCAGATGCTAAGGAAGAGCGTTGAAACACGGGACTGGGTCAACACCATTGAGCCACGAAATGTCCGTGCTGTGATGAAGAGAGTAGTAGAAGATACCACCTCGATTGATGTGCAG GTGGGTCTTCTGTATGAAGAAGGTGTCAGGAAAGCACACAGTAGTGACTCCAGCAAAAGAACTTTCTCTGTCTATAGCAGCTCCAGGCAGCAAGCCCGCTATGCTGCGAGCTACACTCCAAG TGCTCCCATGGATACAAATCTACTAAGCAATATCCACAAGCTGTTTTCTGAGAGGATTGATATCTTCAGCTCGGTGGAGTTCAACAAG GTTTCTGTGATGACAGGAATCATCAAAATCAGCTTAAAGACATTTTTGGAGTGTGTCCGCCTGCGCACCTTTGGCCGCTACGGGCTGCAGCAGATCCAGGTGGACTGCCACTACCTACAGATGTACCTGTGGCGCTTTGTCTCAGACGAAAACCTTGTACACTTCCTCCTAGATGAGATAGTGGGCAGCTCCGCCCACCGCTGCCTGGATCCCGCACCAATGGAGCAAAGTGTAATTGAGGTCATCTGCGAACGAGGTTGA
- the tm7sf2 gene encoding delta(14)-sterol reductase TM7SF2 codes for MRPNNQALKHRLSHDTEREFGGTLGAICIPVFLPLTVLYLICMSRSPEASVLQWPPPLPSIDQLWDPLAPVLLLGWIALHALLYLMPLGKVSEGLVLRDGTRLKYPINGFHALCISGVMLMLLLGLGAPLGYLFELLLPLAVCAIAVSFLLSVYLYIRSFWAPPHALALGGNTGNPLYDFFIGRELNPRIGNFDLKYFCELRPGLIGWVVINLGMLMKEVELRGSPSLAMILVNSFQLLYVADALWNEEAVLTTMDIVHDGFGFMLVFGDLAWVPYTYSLQAAFLVMHPQTLSSLGAATIVALNGIGYYIFRKSNSQKNQFRRDPTHPSVARLETIATATGKRLLVSGWWGLVRHPNYLGDLLMALAWSLPCGFSNLLPYFYVIYFTVLLIHREARDERQCRAKYGLAWDTYCRRIPYRIFPYIY; via the exons ATGAGGCCAAACAACCAAGCACTCAAACATAGATTGTCACATGACACGGAGAGGGAGTTTGGAGGAACGCTGG GTGCCATATGTATTCCTGTCTTTCTGCCACTGACGGTGCTCTATTTGATCTGCATGAGTCGATCTCCTGAGGCCAGTGTGCTCCAGTGGCCCCCTCCCTTACCTTCCATTGATCAGCTGTGGGACCCTCTGGCCCCTGTGCTTCTGTTGGGCTGGATTGCTCTGCACGCTCTTCTCTATTTGATGCCATTAGGAAAG gtgtCTGAAGGATTAGTGCTGAGGGATGGAACACGCCTCAAGTATCCCATAAATG GTTTTCATGCCTTGTGCATCAGCGGtgtgatgctgatgttgttacTGGGGCTCGGAGCTCCTCTGGGGTACCTGTTTGAGCTGCTTTTGCCTCTGGCAGTGTGTGCAATAGCTGTGTCGTTCCTGCTCTCCGTCTACCTCTACATCCGCTCCTTTTGGGCTCCTCCACATGCTCTCGCTTTGGGGGGCAACACAG GAAATCCCTTGTACGACTTCTTCATTGGGCGAGAGCTCAACCCCCGGATTGGAAACTTTGATCTTAAATATTTCTGTGAGCTCAGACCAGGACTGATTGGCTGG gtGGTCATAAACCTTGGCATGCTGATGAAAGAGGTGGAGCTCCGCGGTTCTCCCTCCCTCGCCATGATACTGGTCAACAGTTTCCAGCTGCTGTACGTAGCAGATGCACTGTGGAATGAG GAAGCTGTGCTGACCACCATGGACATTGTACATGATGGCTTTGGCTTCATGCTGGTCTTTGGAGATCTGGCCTGGGTTCCCTACACTTACAGCCTGCAGGCAGCCTTCCTTGTCATGCACCCACAGACCCTGAGTTCACTTGGAGCTGCAACTATAGTTGCACTGAATG gTATTGGATATTATATCTTCAGGAAATCCAACTCGCAGAAGAATCAGTTCAGACGAGACCCTACACATCCAAGTGTTGCAA GACTGGAGACCATCGCCACAGCAACAGGGAAGCGACTGCTGGTGTCCGGCTGGTGGGGTCTCGTTCGTCATCCCAATTACCTCGGTGACCTCCTCATGGCCCTGGCGTGGTCCCTGCCGTGTG GATTCTCAAACCTTCTGCCGTACTTCTATGTCATATATTTCACCGTGTTGCTGATTCATCGAGAAGCCCGCGACGAGAGACAGTGTCGGGCCAAATACGGACTAGCATGGGACACCTACTGTCGACGCATCCCCTACAGGATCTTCCCTTATATATACTGA